One genomic region from Prunus persica cultivar Lovell chromosome G3, Prunus_persica_NCBIv2, whole genome shotgun sequence encodes:
- the LOC18783877 gene encoding uncharacterized protein LOC18783877 isoform X1, which yields MAANQPQAPDHISDSTKSLSILIMDAEEKPAEPDNMKEQPHVAKIERSVSPNPSPDAATIGHPRDAAGQSGPFGSGGDHTVIPPNVYAPQAQTFYYRGYENGTGEWDEYPPYLNTEGLEISSPGVYNENPSLVFHSGYGYNPQMPYGPYSPVTTPMPSVGGDAQLYSPQQFPFSGPPYYQQLGPHSMPYITSPTTVSQPELTTLVSIDQQGDNMLFGPRPGYHPPVGSFGRGNFPGNPGSHGFHDLQQGFDGLRSGGLWSDWSKPSDRHRSLTPLSPSVSPQPLGPLGSFGQNVGMASQQQRSLYGFGSGSNSYNRGYIPSGFNQASSLGNASFSSFGANSRGFLSLENSKRHVRGSGPICSCNAPLDILCEQNRGPRASKPKSQIMADSSVENTKHNTTATKVHDESYNKPDFVTEYNDAKFFIIKSYSEDNVHKSIKYGVWASTPNGNRKLDAAYREVKEKHDGCPIFLFFSVNASAQFCGVAEMVGPVDFDKSLDYWQQDKWSGQFPVKWHMIKDVPNSQFRHIILENNDNKPVTNSRDTQEVKLEHGIEMLNIFKNYETDMSILDDFDFYEDRQKAMQERKARQQASLIAVGVVGEKEPRNTVQIPSDFIKHMSKSFAQVVRLDEGSKEANLSERASPASDGSIGTRVKLEDAIPVPVSSAQTS from the exons ACTCTACTAAGTCACTGAGCATACTGATCATGGATGCAGAAGAGAAACCTGCTGAACCAGATAACATGAAGGAGCAG CCCCATGTAGCAAAAATTGAGAGGTCAGTTTCTCCTAATCCTTCTCCAGATGCAGCCACAATTGGTCATCCAAGGGATGCAGCAGGTCAATCGGGTCCTTTTGGTTCAGGTGGAGATCACACTGTTATCCCACCTAATGTCTATGCCCCTCAGGCCCAGACCTTCTACTATAGAG GTTATGAAAATGGAACTGGTGAGTGGGATGAATATCCTCCATACCTCAACACTGAAGGGTTGGAGATTAGTTCTCCT GGTGTCTACAATGAGAATCCTTCTCTAGTCTTTCATTCTGGATATGGCTACAATCCTCAAATGCCCTACGGGCCTTACTCCCCGGTCACAACACCTATGCCGTCTGTAGGTGGTGATGCACAGTTATATTCCCCCCAGCAATTTCCATTTTCGGGACCACCTTATTATCAGCAGCTTGGTCCTCATAGCATGCCATATATTACTTCACCAACTACAGTTTCACAGCCAGAGCTCACCACCTTAGTTAGCATTGACCAACAAGGTGACAATATGCTTTTTGGACCAAGGCCTGGTTATCATCCACCAGTGGGATCTTTTGGTAGAGGCAATTTTCCAGGAAATCCGGGTAGTCATGGTTTTCATGATTTGCAGCAGGGATTTGATGGATTAAGATCTGGAGGACTTTGGTCAGATTGGTCAAAACCCTCAGACAGGCACAGGTCTTTGACTCCCTTATCGCCATCAGTATCTCCACAGCCACTTGGCCCGCTTGGGTCATTTGGGCAGAACGTTGGAATG GCTTCTCAACAACAAAGGTCATTGTATGGGTTTGGATCTGGTTCAAACTCTTATAACAGAGGCTACATACCCAGTGGTTTTAATCAGGCCTCTAGCCTTGGAAATGCATCTTTTTCTAGTTTTGGAGCTAACAGTCGGGGCTTTCTATCATTAGAGAATAGCAAGCGGCATGTGAGGGGCAGTGGTCCCATATGCAGTTGCAATGCCCCCCTTGATATTCTTTGTGAGCAGAACCGGGGACCAAGGGCCTCAAAGCCAAAGAGTCAAATCATGGCTGATAGCTCTGTGGAGAATACCAAACATAACACTACTGCAACCAAGGTCCATGATGAATCATACAACAAGCCAGATTTTGTAACAGAGTACAACGATGCTAAGTTCTTCATTATCAAGTCTTACAGTGAAGATAATGTCCACAAGAGCATCAAATATGGTGTCTGGGCCAGCACACCAAATGGGAACAGAAAGTTAGATGCAGCTTATCGTGAAGTTAAGGAGAAGCATGATGGCTGCCcaattttcctcttcttttcg GTTAATGCTAGTGCTCAGTTCTGTGGGGTGGCTGAAATGGTTGGACCTGTGGATTTTGACAAGAGTCTGGATTACTGGCAGCAAGACAAATGGAGTGGCCAGTTCCCTGTCAAGTGGCATATGATTAAAGATGTCCCCAATAGTCAGTTTCGGCACATCATTCTTGAAAATAACGACAACAAGCCTGTAACTAACAGTCGAGACACTCAAGAG GTAAAATTGGAGCATGGGATTGAGATGTTGAACATCTTCAAGAACTATGAAACAGATATGTCGATTCTagatgattttgatttttatgaAGACCGGCAGAAAGCAATGCAAGAGCGGAAGGCAAGACAGCAAGCCAGCCTGATTGCTGTAGGTGTAGTTGGAGAAAAGGAGCCCAGAAATACTGTTCAAATACCCAGTGATTTTATTAAGCACATGTCAAAGAGTTTTGCTCAAGTTGTCCGCTTGGATGAGGGTAGTAAAGAAGCTAATCTTTCTGAAAGAGCTAGTCCTGCTTCTGACGGCTCCATTGGCACCAGGGTAAAACTTGAAGATGCGATCCCAGTACCCGTGTCTTCTGCTCAGACCAGTTAG
- the LOC18783877 gene encoding uncharacterized protein LOC18783877 isoform X4, whose translation MKEQPHVAKIERSVSPNPSPDAATIGHPRDAAGQSGPFGSGGDHTVIPPNVYAPQAQTFYYRGYENGTGEWDEYPPYLNTEGLEISSPGVYNENPSLVFHSGYGYNPQMPYGPYSPVTTPMPSVGGDAQLYSPQQFPFSGPPYYQQLGPHSMPYITSPTTVSQPELTTLVSIDQQGDNMLFGPRPGYHPPVGSFGRGNFPGNPGSHGFHDLQQGFDGLRSGGLWSDWSKPSDRHRSLTPLSPSVSPQPLGPLGSFGQNVGMASQQQRSLYGFGSGSNSYNRGYIPSGFNQASSLGNASFSSFGANSRGFLSLENSKRHVRGSGPICSCNAPLDILCEQNRGPRASKPKSQIMADSSVENTKHNTTATKVHDESYNKPDFVTEYNDAKFFIIKSYSEDNVHKSIKYGVWASTPNGNRKLDAAYREVKEKHDGCPIFLFFSVNASAQFCGVAEMVGPVDFDKSLDYWQQDKWSGQFPVKWHMIKDVPNSQFRHIILENNDNKPVTNSRDTQEVKLEHGIEMLNIFKNYETDMSILDDFDFYEDRQKAMQERKARQQASLIAVGVVGEKEPRNTVQIPSDFIKHMSKSFAQVVRLDEGSKEANLSERASPASDGSIGTRVKLEDAIPVPVSSAQTS comes from the exons ATGAAGGAGCAG CCCCATGTAGCAAAAATTGAGAGGTCAGTTTCTCCTAATCCTTCTCCAGATGCAGCCACAATTGGTCATCCAAGGGATGCAGCAGGTCAATCGGGTCCTTTTGGTTCAGGTGGAGATCACACTGTTATCCCACCTAATGTCTATGCCCCTCAGGCCCAGACCTTCTACTATAGAG GTTATGAAAATGGAACTGGTGAGTGGGATGAATATCCTCCATACCTCAACACTGAAGGGTTGGAGATTAGTTCTCCT GGTGTCTACAATGAGAATCCTTCTCTAGTCTTTCATTCTGGATATGGCTACAATCCTCAAATGCCCTACGGGCCTTACTCCCCGGTCACAACACCTATGCCGTCTGTAGGTGGTGATGCACAGTTATATTCCCCCCAGCAATTTCCATTTTCGGGACCACCTTATTATCAGCAGCTTGGTCCTCATAGCATGCCATATATTACTTCACCAACTACAGTTTCACAGCCAGAGCTCACCACCTTAGTTAGCATTGACCAACAAGGTGACAATATGCTTTTTGGACCAAGGCCTGGTTATCATCCACCAGTGGGATCTTTTGGTAGAGGCAATTTTCCAGGAAATCCGGGTAGTCATGGTTTTCATGATTTGCAGCAGGGATTTGATGGATTAAGATCTGGAGGACTTTGGTCAGATTGGTCAAAACCCTCAGACAGGCACAGGTCTTTGACTCCCTTATCGCCATCAGTATCTCCACAGCCACTTGGCCCGCTTGGGTCATTTGGGCAGAACGTTGGAATG GCTTCTCAACAACAAAGGTCATTGTATGGGTTTGGATCTGGTTCAAACTCTTATAACAGAGGCTACATACCCAGTGGTTTTAATCAGGCCTCTAGCCTTGGAAATGCATCTTTTTCTAGTTTTGGAGCTAACAGTCGGGGCTTTCTATCATTAGAGAATAGCAAGCGGCATGTGAGGGGCAGTGGTCCCATATGCAGTTGCAATGCCCCCCTTGATATTCTTTGTGAGCAGAACCGGGGACCAAGGGCCTCAAAGCCAAAGAGTCAAATCATGGCTGATAGCTCTGTGGAGAATACCAAACATAACACTACTGCAACCAAGGTCCATGATGAATCATACAACAAGCCAGATTTTGTAACAGAGTACAACGATGCTAAGTTCTTCATTATCAAGTCTTACAGTGAAGATAATGTCCACAAGAGCATCAAATATGGTGTCTGGGCCAGCACACCAAATGGGAACAGAAAGTTAGATGCAGCTTATCGTGAAGTTAAGGAGAAGCATGATGGCTGCCcaattttcctcttcttttcg GTTAATGCTAGTGCTCAGTTCTGTGGGGTGGCTGAAATGGTTGGACCTGTGGATTTTGACAAGAGTCTGGATTACTGGCAGCAAGACAAATGGAGTGGCCAGTTCCCTGTCAAGTGGCATATGATTAAAGATGTCCCCAATAGTCAGTTTCGGCACATCATTCTTGAAAATAACGACAACAAGCCTGTAACTAACAGTCGAGACACTCAAGAG GTAAAATTGGAGCATGGGATTGAGATGTTGAACATCTTCAAGAACTATGAAACAGATATGTCGATTCTagatgattttgatttttatgaAGACCGGCAGAAAGCAATGCAAGAGCGGAAGGCAAGACAGCAAGCCAGCCTGATTGCTGTAGGTGTAGTTGGAGAAAAGGAGCCCAGAAATACTGTTCAAATACCCAGTGATTTTATTAAGCACATGTCAAAGAGTTTTGCTCAAGTTGTCCGCTTGGATGAGGGTAGTAAAGAAGCTAATCTTTCTGAAAGAGCTAGTCCTGCTTCTGACGGCTCCATTGGCACCAGGGTAAAACTTGAAGATGCGATCCCAGTACCCGTGTCTTCTGCTCAGACCAGTTAG
- the LOC18783877 gene encoding uncharacterized protein LOC18783877 isoform X3: MDAEEKPAEPDNMKEQPHVAKIERSVSPNPSPDAATIGHPRDAAGQSGPFGSGGDHTVIPPNVYAPQAQTFYYRGYENGTGEWDEYPPYLNTEGLEISSPGVYNENPSLVFHSGYGYNPQMPYGPYSPVTTPMPSVGGDAQLYSPQQFPFSGPPYYQQLGPHSMPYITSPTTVSQPELTTLVSIDQQGDNMLFGPRPGYHPPVGSFGRGNFPGNPGSHGFHDLQQGFDGLRSGGLWSDWSKPSDRHRSLTPLSPSVSPQPLGPLGSFGQNVGMASQQQRSLYGFGSGSNSYNRGYIPSGFNQASSLGNASFSSFGANSRGFLSLENSKRHVRGSGPICSCNAPLDILCEQNRGPRASKPKSQIMADSSVENTKHNTTATKVHDESYNKPDFVTEYNDAKFFIIKSYSEDNVHKSIKYGVWASTPNGNRKLDAAYREVKEKHDGCPIFLFFSVNASAQFCGVAEMVGPVDFDKSLDYWQQDKWSGQFPVKWHMIKDVPNSQFRHIILENNDNKPVTNSRDTQEVKLEHGIEMLNIFKNYETDMSILDDFDFYEDRQKAMQERKARQQASLIAVGVVGEKEPRNTVQIPSDFIKHMSKSFAQVVRLDEGSKEANLSERASPASDGSIGTRVKLEDAIPVPVSSAQTS, encoded by the exons ATGGATGCAGAAGAGAAACCTGCTGAACCAGATAACATGAAGGAGCAG CCCCATGTAGCAAAAATTGAGAGGTCAGTTTCTCCTAATCCTTCTCCAGATGCAGCCACAATTGGTCATCCAAGGGATGCAGCAGGTCAATCGGGTCCTTTTGGTTCAGGTGGAGATCACACTGTTATCCCACCTAATGTCTATGCCCCTCAGGCCCAGACCTTCTACTATAGAG GTTATGAAAATGGAACTGGTGAGTGGGATGAATATCCTCCATACCTCAACACTGAAGGGTTGGAGATTAGTTCTCCT GGTGTCTACAATGAGAATCCTTCTCTAGTCTTTCATTCTGGATATGGCTACAATCCTCAAATGCCCTACGGGCCTTACTCCCCGGTCACAACACCTATGCCGTCTGTAGGTGGTGATGCACAGTTATATTCCCCCCAGCAATTTCCATTTTCGGGACCACCTTATTATCAGCAGCTTGGTCCTCATAGCATGCCATATATTACTTCACCAACTACAGTTTCACAGCCAGAGCTCACCACCTTAGTTAGCATTGACCAACAAGGTGACAATATGCTTTTTGGACCAAGGCCTGGTTATCATCCACCAGTGGGATCTTTTGGTAGAGGCAATTTTCCAGGAAATCCGGGTAGTCATGGTTTTCATGATTTGCAGCAGGGATTTGATGGATTAAGATCTGGAGGACTTTGGTCAGATTGGTCAAAACCCTCAGACAGGCACAGGTCTTTGACTCCCTTATCGCCATCAGTATCTCCACAGCCACTTGGCCCGCTTGGGTCATTTGGGCAGAACGTTGGAATG GCTTCTCAACAACAAAGGTCATTGTATGGGTTTGGATCTGGTTCAAACTCTTATAACAGAGGCTACATACCCAGTGGTTTTAATCAGGCCTCTAGCCTTGGAAATGCATCTTTTTCTAGTTTTGGAGCTAACAGTCGGGGCTTTCTATCATTAGAGAATAGCAAGCGGCATGTGAGGGGCAGTGGTCCCATATGCAGTTGCAATGCCCCCCTTGATATTCTTTGTGAGCAGAACCGGGGACCAAGGGCCTCAAAGCCAAAGAGTCAAATCATGGCTGATAGCTCTGTGGAGAATACCAAACATAACACTACTGCAACCAAGGTCCATGATGAATCATACAACAAGCCAGATTTTGTAACAGAGTACAACGATGCTAAGTTCTTCATTATCAAGTCTTACAGTGAAGATAATGTCCACAAGAGCATCAAATATGGTGTCTGGGCCAGCACACCAAATGGGAACAGAAAGTTAGATGCAGCTTATCGTGAAGTTAAGGAGAAGCATGATGGCTGCCcaattttcctcttcttttcg GTTAATGCTAGTGCTCAGTTCTGTGGGGTGGCTGAAATGGTTGGACCTGTGGATTTTGACAAGAGTCTGGATTACTGGCAGCAAGACAAATGGAGTGGCCAGTTCCCTGTCAAGTGGCATATGATTAAAGATGTCCCCAATAGTCAGTTTCGGCACATCATTCTTGAAAATAACGACAACAAGCCTGTAACTAACAGTCGAGACACTCAAGAG GTAAAATTGGAGCATGGGATTGAGATGTTGAACATCTTCAAGAACTATGAAACAGATATGTCGATTCTagatgattttgatttttatgaAGACCGGCAGAAAGCAATGCAAGAGCGGAAGGCAAGACAGCAAGCCAGCCTGATTGCTGTAGGTGTAGTTGGAGAAAAGGAGCCCAGAAATACTGTTCAAATACCCAGTGATTTTATTAAGCACATGTCAAAGAGTTTTGCTCAAGTTGTCCGCTTGGATGAGGGTAGTAAAGAAGCTAATCTTTCTGAAAGAGCTAGTCCTGCTTCTGACGGCTCCATTGGCACCAGGGTAAAACTTGAAGATGCGATCCCAGTACCCGTGTCTTCTGCTCAGACCAGTTAG
- the LOC18783877 gene encoding uncharacterized protein LOC18783877 isoform X2, whose amino-acid sequence MAANQPQAPDHISEEKPAEPDNMKEQPHVAKIERSVSPNPSPDAATIGHPRDAAGQSGPFGSGGDHTVIPPNVYAPQAQTFYYRGYENGTGEWDEYPPYLNTEGLEISSPGVYNENPSLVFHSGYGYNPQMPYGPYSPVTTPMPSVGGDAQLYSPQQFPFSGPPYYQQLGPHSMPYITSPTTVSQPELTTLVSIDQQGDNMLFGPRPGYHPPVGSFGRGNFPGNPGSHGFHDLQQGFDGLRSGGLWSDWSKPSDRHRSLTPLSPSVSPQPLGPLGSFGQNVGMASQQQRSLYGFGSGSNSYNRGYIPSGFNQASSLGNASFSSFGANSRGFLSLENSKRHVRGSGPICSCNAPLDILCEQNRGPRASKPKSQIMADSSVENTKHNTTATKVHDESYNKPDFVTEYNDAKFFIIKSYSEDNVHKSIKYGVWASTPNGNRKLDAAYREVKEKHDGCPIFLFFSVNASAQFCGVAEMVGPVDFDKSLDYWQQDKWSGQFPVKWHMIKDVPNSQFRHIILENNDNKPVTNSRDTQEVKLEHGIEMLNIFKNYETDMSILDDFDFYEDRQKAMQERKARQQASLIAVGVVGEKEPRNTVQIPSDFIKHMSKSFAQVVRLDEGSKEANLSERASPASDGSIGTRVKLEDAIPVPVSSAQTS is encoded by the exons AAGAGAAACCTGCTGAACCAGATAACATGAAGGAGCAG CCCCATGTAGCAAAAATTGAGAGGTCAGTTTCTCCTAATCCTTCTCCAGATGCAGCCACAATTGGTCATCCAAGGGATGCAGCAGGTCAATCGGGTCCTTTTGGTTCAGGTGGAGATCACACTGTTATCCCACCTAATGTCTATGCCCCTCAGGCCCAGACCTTCTACTATAGAG GTTATGAAAATGGAACTGGTGAGTGGGATGAATATCCTCCATACCTCAACACTGAAGGGTTGGAGATTAGTTCTCCT GGTGTCTACAATGAGAATCCTTCTCTAGTCTTTCATTCTGGATATGGCTACAATCCTCAAATGCCCTACGGGCCTTACTCCCCGGTCACAACACCTATGCCGTCTGTAGGTGGTGATGCACAGTTATATTCCCCCCAGCAATTTCCATTTTCGGGACCACCTTATTATCAGCAGCTTGGTCCTCATAGCATGCCATATATTACTTCACCAACTACAGTTTCACAGCCAGAGCTCACCACCTTAGTTAGCATTGACCAACAAGGTGACAATATGCTTTTTGGACCAAGGCCTGGTTATCATCCACCAGTGGGATCTTTTGGTAGAGGCAATTTTCCAGGAAATCCGGGTAGTCATGGTTTTCATGATTTGCAGCAGGGATTTGATGGATTAAGATCTGGAGGACTTTGGTCAGATTGGTCAAAACCCTCAGACAGGCACAGGTCTTTGACTCCCTTATCGCCATCAGTATCTCCACAGCCACTTGGCCCGCTTGGGTCATTTGGGCAGAACGTTGGAATG GCTTCTCAACAACAAAGGTCATTGTATGGGTTTGGATCTGGTTCAAACTCTTATAACAGAGGCTACATACCCAGTGGTTTTAATCAGGCCTCTAGCCTTGGAAATGCATCTTTTTCTAGTTTTGGAGCTAACAGTCGGGGCTTTCTATCATTAGAGAATAGCAAGCGGCATGTGAGGGGCAGTGGTCCCATATGCAGTTGCAATGCCCCCCTTGATATTCTTTGTGAGCAGAACCGGGGACCAAGGGCCTCAAAGCCAAAGAGTCAAATCATGGCTGATAGCTCTGTGGAGAATACCAAACATAACACTACTGCAACCAAGGTCCATGATGAATCATACAACAAGCCAGATTTTGTAACAGAGTACAACGATGCTAAGTTCTTCATTATCAAGTCTTACAGTGAAGATAATGTCCACAAGAGCATCAAATATGGTGTCTGGGCCAGCACACCAAATGGGAACAGAAAGTTAGATGCAGCTTATCGTGAAGTTAAGGAGAAGCATGATGGCTGCCcaattttcctcttcttttcg GTTAATGCTAGTGCTCAGTTCTGTGGGGTGGCTGAAATGGTTGGACCTGTGGATTTTGACAAGAGTCTGGATTACTGGCAGCAAGACAAATGGAGTGGCCAGTTCCCTGTCAAGTGGCATATGATTAAAGATGTCCCCAATAGTCAGTTTCGGCACATCATTCTTGAAAATAACGACAACAAGCCTGTAACTAACAGTCGAGACACTCAAGAG GTAAAATTGGAGCATGGGATTGAGATGTTGAACATCTTCAAGAACTATGAAACAGATATGTCGATTCTagatgattttgatttttatgaAGACCGGCAGAAAGCAATGCAAGAGCGGAAGGCAAGACAGCAAGCCAGCCTGATTGCTGTAGGTGTAGTTGGAGAAAAGGAGCCCAGAAATACTGTTCAAATACCCAGTGATTTTATTAAGCACATGTCAAAGAGTTTTGCTCAAGTTGTCCGCTTGGATGAGGGTAGTAAAGAAGCTAATCTTTCTGAAAGAGCTAGTCCTGCTTCTGACGGCTCCATTGGCACCAGGGTAAAACTTGAAGATGCGATCCCAGTACCCGTGTCTTCTGCTCAGACCAGTTAG